ATTAATCTAAATGCTGCCGTCCGAAATCTTATTCCTTTTGCCGTGGTCGGTTCCGAAAAAGCCATTATCGTAGATGGAAGGCCTATTCGTGGTCGTCAAAACAGATGGGGGGTTGTCAATGTGGATGATGAAAACCACTGCgagtttgtttttcttcGTAACTTTTTGATGCGAACTCATCTTCAAGATTTAATTGAAACGACCTCATACTATCATTACGAGAAATTCCGCTTTAAGCAATTGAGCAGCTTAAAAGAACAGTCTTCCCTCGCAACTAGAATGGGAAGTCCCGCACCTGTGTACCCTTCTGAACCACATCTCCATACAGCCACCGCTCAATAGTCTTCTTCCTAAGGTAATATATAGTATGTTTAGAACAAAGACTAAACCATTTGTATGACTGTCGTACCGTAATTCGTAAATTTCGGCTCTTTTTACACTATGCGAATCTTACAAATGAAGTGTTTATCTTATTAACGAGAGATTATATGTTTGATGCGTGATTTTGTCTAGCTATTATACAGTTCTATAtcaatatttattgaaaagcatcaaaatgattttaaaattaaagtacTGGTCGATTTAAGACATTGCAATCCATAAAATGTTCTAGCATCAATCTTCCGAAATGAGATTCGATTTGTGCCCGAAgtttaaattctttagaGTTTGATgcaaaaacattttgtaGAGATAATACGCATAAATAGGAAGTGCGTAATACTGCAATATCTGTGCATTCTTCTTGCATTAATTGCTGTAAGCCAGAAAGAACGtcattattgtttttggtAACGGCATGTCCTACACAATCTATAACTTTAGTAAGAGGACTTCTTGATGCTGAATACAAGTGCACATGATATTCATCTCGCCAAGCAACCATTCGTTCTCGATGCAAATCATCAGACAAGGTTGGTTGAGAGAGAATGTCCAATCCAatagtaaacaaagaatcCGAAACAGGTGCATGACTTCGAGAAACAGAAACTTCCGATAAAGGCTTTCCATTAAACCCCCAGATACACCCACGAGGAAGAATTGCAAAAACTAGTTCACGAACGACCATAGCAATCAATAAGCTGACATAATTTGATTTGGTAGACGAAGACCAACTTAACtttctaataaaattattacaaaaattgagaTCATAGGCTGGGAGATTGAGCTGAGTGAGAGTCAAAAATGCAGAAACCAACAGGTATTCAAAAGAATTGGGACCAGGCATTGGACAGCGAAGAGCTCTGGTCAAATGACTGTAAGCACCAAAAACGTCGAGCTTCTTAATAGACGCAAAAGCCATTAAAGAATTAGCAATACAAGGCATCGATTGAGCAAACTGGGGAACAGTGACTGACCAAAAATGCAAGGCTATGTTATTATCAAATTCAAATGCACAAATAGAAGGTACGACATCGTGAAAATAAAACGGAAACAGTTCGGAATTAAAGTTTGAAGGGAAATTGGAAACtgatgaaagaaaagggTAAGAGGCCTGACCCACCGATTGTACAGAGGGTTTTGTAGACGAAGTAGCGCTAGAAGAATTATTTGTAGGAACGTTATGATTGGATTGAAGGTATTGATGCTGTTGATAAGCACTTGGAAATCCTTGTAAATTCATAGGTTTTTGATGATCCTGTTTGATTGGGGTAACGGTGGATAAATTGGAGGAGGAGGTCATCTGATTAAGATCATTTGTATTAAAATTGGATTGTGAAGAGCCGGAAAAAGTGTCTCCGGTTTGAGCGCTACTTGAAGCAATTGAAGTAGGTATCAATGGCTGTTGAGCAGAATGAACGCTTAGCTCAGGAGGCGATACACTCCCCATGGCTTGCATTTGAGCAGCTGAATTTGGATAACCTTCACATTCCCTATTTGTCTTTGTGCAgttcaaacaaaaaggtTTGGTTTCGTCGCACTTGATCCTGCGACGGCGACATGTTAAACATCCAGTTttcgttcttctttttgtgGGCTTGGGCGTAGGCTCGACGTTTGGGTTGGGAATATATAGCGGATTTGAATTAATACTACCCGTTCTATTCCGTTTCATATGAATTTCGGGATAAGAAACATACGGGTTCATAACTGCAAGGGAAACAAtagatagaaaaaaaaagaataacaaGATAATAGGAACtaaacaaatcaaaagtaaagaaagcCCGATTTGAAAACGCTACGCTGCTTGAGAAAAGCGCGCAAAGAAAAAACGCAAGCACAGAACATGAAATTGGAAGCCGAtttatacaaaatttaagCTCCAATTTAACAAGGAAACTAAGCACCTTTTTCGTAAAGGCCAAGAAACTCTTTGtagtcttttttttaaaaaaggtagCGTTACTAACTCtataattatatatatatgaatacaataaattatttcagAATAACCGGACGGCCAAACTGTTCGTaataacaaaagaaaaagccctaaaaaaacaaaagaaggtGAAAATCAATGGTCGTCTAGCAATTTGCTAGCAACTCTTGCACAATCAATAGGTTTATAGGAAGTGacttgaaaacaaaactaGCAAAAGCGACAAGCTCACCCAATTTACAAATGCAAATTTGGGTGAATAAAGGACttagaaaaaatgttgGAACAACTTTCAAGTAGGAACCTCGACATTAGCGAGTGATAAGGCGGCAAATTTGATAAGCCCAAAGGCAACAACAATACTAAgagctttttatttagacGTTAGTAAAGTAGCTTGCTTGATACGCATTAGTACAAAAATCCAAAGAATTGAGAAAATCACGAGCCAAGCAAAAACAGTATAAGAACGATTAACTTGTTTAACCTCTAAtgttcttttaaaaataaaaaaaaaacacagATGTTtcgttaattttttgatacttAGATTATGCCCTCATGTGTTTCATAAATAGCATTCCTTgcttttcgtttttttctgttttttttctttttctttcagacaatttataaaaaaaattctttgcATGTACCTAAATATAGTTTGCATTCTCATTTAGGTTGATCAAGTTGGTTAATAACCACGTGGCTTCGAATATCTGTCATGTTCAGGAGCCACATGTCTCTCCATTGTTACAGCGATTTGGTTGATCTTTACATGGCTTACGCATACGAAGATGCTTcctgcattttttttttatttcaaatcGTTCATTCACTCTGCACTAGCGAAAATCTTCATTCATATGCAAACTTGTCACTCTTttatattaacaaaatataaacTTAAGCTTGAATACAACTGTTAGCTTTGAACGCTACACCTACCCTAGTACCCTAGTAGCTTGATAACCATAGCGAAGATCCGTGGCCTATTGTCGATCTCTGGGAAACTGTCACTGGATCAAAAGCATCATGTTTCTTCGCTCGGTAAGAAAACTATACTCCAGATTTATGAGAAAGGCACAAAAAGCATCAAAACCTATGCCAATGCAAGTCTCACAAAACCAAATTATCCACCCCTAAAGGTGGAATTGTTCGTTGTTCGTGATGCGATTATTGCTTTATCAGGATGATTGTACTTAATCTCAATCAGATCACCCCAAGGTTAGTCGGCTTTGTCAAAGGTCTTACCTTTTATTGAAATCCATATCCTCCTGTAACAATAGGGGATTCACTATTCATACCTAGTTCACCCATTTTTCTCATTTCACTTCTTAAAGCAAATAACGTATAATAAcagtatttgtttactgaTGAGATTAACATTACCCGATGAAGAAAACCAACTATGGTACAGCAATAGGTAGTTAAGAAAATACATGAGATCGTAAATACCAAATGTTTGCCAATTATGAGCGTGAATTAGcattagtttttttttttcttaattcaTCTGTGTTTCAATAATACGAATTAGATTgataagttttttttttttttttttttttttataactaCCTAGTACTCTTCCATGATGCGAACATTATAACAACAATGAGACCAAAATATCTTTAGCGATTGGAACAACAAGGTCACATTTCGGAAAAATGATTTGCCAGGCTGAAGATTTATATTAACCAACTTGTTCTCATTAAAAGCCAAACTATtgaatttacaaatttgttATACGAGCATCAATCctattataataaaatcgACTCAAGTTGAATTGTAGCacatattatttattcacgagtcattaaaatattagttTAAACGTGTCAATTATCTTCCCATTAGCGCCAAAtccaaataaataaatagtgaGTAACTGATGCAACATAGTGATTCGACGAGCTAAACGTTGAAATCTAAAAGAAACTGGTGTTGTTCAACGGATTGTTATGCTGCTGGACGGGGTTTTGGTAATTGGAATGGGCCTTTTAACGTGGTCCCCATCATAAACTCGCCAAAATTTCAGATTCTCATCACTGGCTGCAGTTGAAAGAATTCTTCCATCAGGCGATAAAGCTGAATACAAAACTCGGGTATCATGTGCAGGAATATCAACTTGTTTGGTTAATCCGCTGCTACTATAAGACCATATAGACAAATTGTTATCTGGAAAGCCATGAGTAGACATGATTTCTTTAGAATGAGGGCTCCAAATCAGTGAAGTGACCTGACTACCCGCATCCACGGTGTTAACTCTTGCACCAGTGGCAGCATTCCAAAAGTGAATCTGTTTATCCATTGTGCCACCGCCTGTCGCCAATAGATTACTTTGCCAAGGGCACCAAGCAACTGCCTTTACAGCAGCGTTATGGTTGGTTTTGGTAAATTTGGGAATCGAAGATCTGGCATCCCAAATTTGAACAACGTTGTCATTACCGCCAGAGGCCAACTGAAGACCGTCTGAACGCCACGCCAAACCACAGACTTCACTAGAGTGTCCCTGAAGAGTCCCAATCTGATGATTAGCGATACGCACATCATGATGATGAATAGCGCCAGAACGGCTACCACTCGACAGAACGTGACGATTCCAGGAGAGACAACCAACTCTAGCTTGATGGCCTGCCATTGTTCGAAGTTTTGTCTGTGATTCAACATCATATATATCAACGAGCCCGTTTCCAAGACCGACGGATAAAAATGAACCATCGTGAGACCATTTTACACTAGCAACATAGGTTGATTCATCGGTTTCTGCCAAAGCGCTAACCGAACCACTATCAGCATTCCAAACATACACATTGCGCTCCAAAGCAACAGCAACGACGTTTAAGTTTGACCAATCCAGCAAATTCAAGTAGTAATCATCAATGATACCAGGAGCATCTAAAACTCGTTCAGGAGTAGTGTTAAAGCGTCGTTTAGCCGGTGTAACCACAGGTCTTTGAGGCCGATTGTGTTGAGTGCGCAAGTCTACAGGCTTTTTGGCCTCAGGAGCATCCAATTTAAAGGCGAGAACACGCGTGTTTAAATCAAAACCGCATGCTTCAGCAACTGATTCACTATAATCAAAAGGAACGTCACTGCTGATAGAATTTACAAAAGCATTAGCAGTGTTTGGACGAGAAGGAATAAAGCGGTCACTTCGACTGGCAGGACGACTTTTGTTTCGTGGTGATCCGCATAGTGGAATAGACCAATCTGTATTTACTACATCGATTTTTGGTGAGTTTCTgataaaagaagatttaGGGGAGCAACGCTTGGAAGAACGACCGTTACGGCCTAAAAGTGCCTGCTGATGCAGGGGAGTTATAGGGCTGTTAGGGAAGACTAAGTTCCTTTTCTTTGTGGGTGTTGAAAATGTAGGCGATATGGTTGAAGAATTACCTGCTATCTCCATTTTGATTAACTCGCtcaaaatatatatgtaaaagaaaaataatgcaAGAAGCGAATATCAAAGGACAGAAACGTATCCAAAACTTTGAATAAAACTTCTAATGAATTAGAAATAAAGTGgatttcaatttctttttgttgtagaaaagatgaaagagaaaaagaaaagcgaagaaagaaaagactttttaaaaattcaataggTAAGCTATATAATAATGTAACGTTAGTAGCAAAAAgaattcaacttttttgaaagcctttattaattttttaagctttGTTGttgctgtttttttttttagagaaaagaaagtgcGCTAACAAATAAAGGACTATTAGGTTTCGTAAACAAATCGTAGAAGGAGAAACGAACGTCTTCAAGAATTAATCGATTTTAAGCAAATGAATGACTTTATGATGACCGGCACCACAGCgcattaattaatatttttgaataattggATAAAAGAATGAGTCGAGTGCTAATATAGCAAGCAATGCAATGCAATGAAATAATATGTGAAGGAGAACCTGCTCAAAGAAATAATCTATTAACTGTATAAGGAAGAGATACCAGTCTTTTCCTTAAGACAAACAATATAGGACCAGCCTAATatatcaaagaaaaaggatcCGAAGATACTAAAACTTTGTAACGTTGAAATTCAAAGTGTTTAGatgatttgtttacaataaatTCAGGACCACAGCGTTTAGTATATAAATGCTCTGAATACCCTAACCCTTGGTTACTATGGCTACCAcgtgtaaataaacaagagTGAACAATATTTACAGCTTATGGTAATGCTGCGCGTACAGTTGAGGTAAATATAACAACAAACTCTTGATAAACAATGTATTTTCTACTTTTATactaaatatatttaaattctaCTGCatgtttgttttcatttctcATCAACCCCCCAGTTTAAATCTGCTAAAATTTGTAACGCATTTCAACAATCTATCCCGTATTCCAACCACCCATCTTTAGCAAAGCGAGTGTTTTGTGTTGTTGCTTTGCTACACGCTACCTTACTAAACAACTGGACACTTTCCAAACAATATGTTGCCTGTACctatttttgtaaaatttctGTATTTAGCAATCTATTGAAAAgtgattttttactatttggTTATTTAATAGGTATCCTGAACCCTCACGAATCACCAAgcatttttcaattcaaattacataaatatatttactCCCATGTTCCACTGTcaagaaattaaattttcgcGAGCGCGTTTTTAATAAGTAGCTCTTGGCGAAATGCTTGTATTTGGAAAATCTACTGATACTTACTACTCCTGAATATTATTTCAAGTACTATCTAGATACCAATTGTTTTATCCCACGCGTTTCTACTTTTCGAAAGCCACCGGACGccaaaatatttaactACCTAGCTACTTAACGTCATTTTGAAGAGTATCATACAATCAAATAACGCCAAAGTAATGTTTCAAGTTGTGTTGTTTACATTTGCTTATGTATAAACagtttttcttaaaaaggGCTGGCTGTTAAGACATCCAGATTTCCGCCGACCACCCACATTTGTCCTCTTTATGGTAAATATGGCTGGACATGCTAAGAAAAAGGACATGATGGCTGTCCAAGTTTCCAAATTTGGAATAATATAAAGTATCAAGGTTCGCTTTTCTAATTACTATAACCTAAGTAAGACACAACCTCCTTATTGATTGTAAACAATCGGGAAATCTTGAAACCCAAGTGATACCTAATCTGGAAAACTTAAGAATTTACTAATCCATATCCACTTAACTATCATAATAACATTGGATATTGGAGTCTAATAAATCCTTAAGCAGCTTCTTCTTAATTATTGTATTACCTTTTTGATTTCCTCATtctttgtttcatttttttttgttactTTAGCAATTTTAgtttaaatcttttattttctctgTCTTTCCTTTTAGTCATTTTTGGTTTGCTATCTTTTCACTTACTTTATTGTTAGGAACTATGAGTTCCTATTTACgttcttttatatttggTCTTTTGACCATAAGTTTGGCACAATGCTCGCCAATCCTTAAGGATACCAAGGATACCAAATTTTCCACAGGCTCTAATATTAGCTTAAAAAAACGTGATACCAATGTTTTCGACTCTGTTGTTGATACTATCAACCCAGCCAGTTATTTCGGCACCGTTTCGCACCCAGTTACTCCTGCCGGCGTCAGTACTGACAGCTTGAGCTCCCCTATTGAAActaacaaattttttgataataattTACTTGGTTCTCGTACTAATTTCATGTATGCTGATCCCTTCAGA
This portion of the Schizosaccharomyces pombe strain 972h- genome assembly, chromosome: I genome encodes:
- the moc3 gene encoding DNA-binding transcription factor Moc3, producing MNPYVSYPEIHMKRNRTGSINSNPLYIPNPNVEPTPKPTKRRTKTGCLTCRRRRIKCDETKPFCLNCTKTNRECEGYPNSAAQMQAMGSVSPPELSVHSAQQPLIPTSIASSSAQTGDTFSGSSQSNFNTNDLNQMTSSSNLSTVTPIKQDHQKPMNLQGFPSAYQQHQYLQSNHNVPTNNSSSATSSTKPSVQSVGQASYPFLSSVSNFPSNFNSELFPFYFHDVVPSICAFEFDNNIALHFWSVTVPQFAQSMPCIANSLMAFASIKKLDVFGAYSHLTRALRCPMPGPNSFEYLLVSAFLTLTQLNLPAYDLNFCNNFIRKLSWSSSTKSNYVSLLIAMVVRELVFAILPRGCIWGFNGKPLSEVSVSRSHAPVSDSLFTIGLDILSQPTLSDDLHRERMVAWRDEYHVHLYSASRSPLTKVIDCVGHAVTKNNNDVLSGLQQLMQEECTDIAVLRTSYLCVLSLQNVFASNSKEFKLRAQIESHFGRLMLEHFMDCNVLNRPVL
- the slp1 gene encoding ubiquitin ligase Slp1, with the translated sequence MEIAGNSSTISPTFSTPTKKRNLVFPNSPITPLHQQALLGRNGRSSKRCSPKSSFIRNSPKIDVVNTDWSIPLCGSPRNKSRPASRSDRFIPSRPNTANAFVNSISSDVPFDYSESVAEACGFDLNTRVLAFKLDAPEAKKPVDLRTQHNRPQRPVVTPAKRRFNTTPERVLDAPGIIDDYYLNLLDWSNLNVVAVALERNVYVWNADSGSVSALAETDESTYVASVKWSHDGSFLSVGLGNGLVDIYDVESQTKLRTMAGHQARVGCLSWNRHVLSSGSRSGAIHHHDVRIANHQIGTLQGHSSEVCGLAWRSDGLQLASGGNDNVVQIWDARSSIPKFTKTNHNAAVKAVAWCPWQSNLLATGGGTMDKQIHFWNAATGARVNTVDAGSQVTSLIWSPHSKEIMSTHGFPDNNLSIWSYSSSGLTKQVDIPAHDTRVLYSALSPDGRILSTAASDENLKFWRVYDGDHVKRPIPITKTPSSSITIR